From a region of the Jatrophihabitans endophyticus genome:
- a CDS encoding ArnT family glycosyltransferase, with product MWGLGASGYANEFYAAAAQAGTQSWKAFFFGSFDSANLITVDKPPAALWPMEIAGRIFGFNSWSMLVPQAIEGVLSVWLLYATVRRWFGHGAGLLAGALLAITPVAVLMFRFNNPDALMVLLIVLAAYCTTRALENAATKWLLLAGVVLGFSFLAKGLQPFTVLPALALAYLVAAPTSWPRRLLQLLAAGVAIIVGAGWWVLAVDLTPASSRPYIGGSGDNSALGLAFGYNGLDRLNSSGGPGGGGGGGASFSGASGVGRLFNDLNGGQIAWLLPTALLALIALVVVSAKAPLADRTRAAAIIWGGWLLVTGAVLSYAGGIIHTYYTVELAPAVAALVATGTVVLWRRRHTTAARLALAAGVVVTAVWTFQLLGRTADFAPWLRWLLLVAAAGAAVILVLPRTWRRRTLVTAAAALGIAVLGGGSTAYALDTVNTPHTGSTPSAGPSTGGGFGGPGGGRGGFGRGNGGPGGNRGGGPEGGGFPGAQNGGFPGTEGGAPGGAPGGQDGAPGGGAGERPGAPGGSGRGSGDTQGGMGGGMGGSNATLNALIAKTDTTWAAATIGSQTAGSLELATGKAVMAIGGFSGSDDAPTLAQFKAYVAAGKVRYFVSGGGMGGGMGGRGGQSAGSAISSWVSANYTATTVGGTTVYDLSTPKASS from the coding sequence GTGTGGGGACTGGGCGCGTCCGGCTACGCCAACGAGTTCTACGCGGCGGCCGCGCAGGCCGGGACGCAGAGCTGGAAGGCGTTCTTCTTCGGGTCGTTCGACTCGGCCAACCTGATCACCGTCGACAAGCCGCCGGCCGCGCTCTGGCCGATGGAGATCGCGGGCCGCATCTTCGGTTTCAACTCCTGGTCGATGCTCGTGCCGCAGGCGATCGAGGGCGTGCTGAGCGTCTGGCTGCTGTACGCGACGGTCCGGCGCTGGTTCGGCCACGGCGCCGGGCTGCTCGCCGGCGCGCTGCTCGCGATCACGCCGGTCGCCGTCCTGATGTTCCGGTTCAACAACCCGGACGCGCTCATGGTGCTGCTCATCGTGCTCGCCGCGTACTGCACGACGCGCGCGCTCGAGAACGCGGCGACGAAGTGGCTGCTGCTCGCCGGCGTCGTCCTGGGCTTCTCGTTCCTCGCCAAGGGGCTGCAGCCGTTCACGGTGCTGCCCGCGCTCGCGCTCGCCTACCTCGTCGCCGCCCCGACCTCGTGGCCGCGCCGCCTGCTGCAGCTCCTCGCCGCCGGGGTCGCGATCATCGTGGGGGCCGGCTGGTGGGTGCTCGCCGTCGATCTCACGCCGGCGTCGTCGCGCCCGTACATCGGCGGCTCCGGTGACAACTCCGCCCTCGGGCTCGCCTTCGGCTACAACGGCCTGGATCGGTTGAACTCCAGCGGCGGCCCGGGCGGCGGAGGTGGCGGGGGCGCCAGCTTCAGCGGCGCCAGCGGCGTAGGCCGGCTGTTCAACGACCTCAACGGCGGTCAGATCGCCTGGCTGCTGCCGACCGCGCTGCTCGCGCTGATCGCCCTGGTCGTCGTCTCGGCGAAGGCGCCGCTGGCCGACCGCACCCGCGCGGCGGCCATCATCTGGGGCGGCTGGCTGCTCGTGACCGGTGCGGTGCTGAGCTACGCGGGCGGCATCATCCACACCTATTACACCGTCGAGCTCGCCCCCGCCGTAGCCGCGCTCGTCGCGACCGGGACGGTCGTGCTGTGGCGGCGGCGTCACACGACGGCGGCGCGGCTCGCGCTCGCCGCGGGCGTCGTCGTCACCGCGGTGTGGACGTTCCAGCTGCTGGGCCGGACGGCCGACTTCGCACCCTGGCTGCGCTGGCTGCTGCTGGTGGCGGCCGCGGGCGCCGCGGTCATTCTTGTCCTGCCGCGGACGTGGCGGCGTCGCACGCTTGTCACGGCGGCGGCCGCGCTCGGCATCGCCGTGCTCGGCGGCGGCTCGACGGCCTACGCCCTCGACACCGTGAACACGCCCCACACCGGCTCGACGCCGTCGGCGGGCCCCTCCACCGGCGGCGGTTTCGGCGGGCCGGGTGGCGGCCGCGGCGGCTTCGGCCGCGGCAACGGCGGCCCCGGCGGCAACCGCGGCGGCGGGCCCGAGGGCGGCGGTTTCCCCGGCGCCCAGAACGGTGGCTTCCCCGGCACGGAGGGCGGCGCACCGGGCGGTGCACCGGGCGGCCAGGACGGCGCGCCGGGCGGCGGCGCCGGTGAGCGGCCCGGCGCACCCGGTGGTTCGGGCCGCGGGAGCGGCGATACCCAGGGCGGCATGGGTGGCGGCATGGGCGGTTCCAACGCCACCCTCAACGCCCTGATCGCCAAGACCGACACCACCTGGGCCGCGGCGACGATCGGCTCGCAGACCGCGGGCTCCCTCGAACTGGCGACCGGCAAGGCCGTCATGGCCATCGGCGGCTTCAGCGGCAGCGACGACGCCCCGACACTGGCGCAGTTCAAGGCCTACGTCGCGGCCGGCAAGGTCCGCTACTTCGTCTCCGGCGGCGGCATGGGCGGCGGCATGGGCGGTCGCGGCGGGCAGAGCGCGGGCAGCGCGATCTCGTCCTGGGTGAGCGCGAACTACACGGCCACCACCGTGGGCGGCACGACCGTCTACGACCTCAGCACACCGAAGGCGTCCTCATGA
- a CDS encoding ferredoxin: MTALEIDWTRCDGHGLCHALLPDVLALDEWGFPVLPKTAVPAHFAGEVRRAVAACPALALRLASA, translated from the coding sequence ATGACCGCGCTCGAGATCGACTGGACCCGCTGCGACGGGCACGGGCTGTGCCACGCGCTGCTGCCCGACGTGCTCGCCCTGGACGAGTGGGGATTCCCCGTCCTGCCCAAGACCGCCGTCCCCGCCCACTTCGCGGGCGAGGTGCGCCGCGCCGTCGCCGCGTGCCCCGCCCTCGCCCTCCGACTCGCATCCGCCTGA
- a CDS encoding histidine phosphatase family protein has product MTSSPPPAAGIVTVHLLRHGEVHNPAGVLYGRLPGFGLSELGERQARAAADWLAGRDLAHLVASPLQRAQQTAAPLAEATGLDIATDERLIEAANVFEGRPVAGGSGLLRDPRMFRYFLNPLRPSWGEPYAEIAARVLAAAGAARDAARAAGGYEAACVSHQLPIVCAARRATGQRLAHDPRKRRCSLASVTSLVYDGDVVVGVDYHEPAADLPAGHGAGA; this is encoded by the coding sequence ATGACGTCCTCGCCCCCGCCGGCCGCCGGGATCGTCACCGTCCACCTGCTGCGGCACGGCGAGGTCCACAACCCGGCCGGCGTGCTCTACGGTCGGCTGCCCGGCTTCGGGCTCAGCGAGCTCGGCGAGCGGCAGGCCCGGGCGGCCGCCGACTGGCTCGCCGGGCGCGATCTCGCCCATCTCGTCGCCTCGCCGCTGCAGCGCGCCCAGCAGACCGCCGCGCCGCTGGCCGAGGCCACCGGGCTCGACATCGCCACCGACGAGCGGCTGATCGAGGCCGCCAACGTCTTCGAGGGACGGCCGGTGGCCGGCGGCTCGGGCCTGCTGCGCGACCCGCGGATGTTCCGCTACTTTCTCAACCCGTTGCGCCCGTCCTGGGGCGAGCCCTACGCCGAGATCGCCGCCCGCGTCCTCGCCGCCGCGGGAGCCGCCCGCGACGCCGCCCGGGCCGCGGGCGGGTACGAGGCCGCCTGCGTCAGCCACCAGCTGCCGATCGTCTGCGCGGCGCGCCGGGCGACCGGCCAGCGCCTCGCCCACGACCCCCGCAAGCGGCGCTGCAGCCTGGCGTCGGTGACGTCCCTCGTCTACGACGGCGACGTCGTCGTCGGCGTCGACTACCACGAACCGGCCGCGGACCTCCCCGCCGGCCACGGCGCCGGCGCATAG
- a CDS encoding glycosyltransferase encodes MTALADRTETPTKTVDVEIVVPVYNEETDLEPSVRRLHAFLRRDFPFESIITIADNASTDGTWQCALDLADELDGVRAVHLDAKGRGRALNRVWGDSTARVVAYMDVDLSTDLAALLPLVAPLLSGHSDVAIGSRLSRTSRVVRGPKREFISRSYNLLLRTTLRTRFSDAQCGFKAMRAECAQALLPHVQDTAWFWDTELLVLAERSGMRIAEVPVDWVDDPDSRVDIVKTAKDDLRGIARIGRALVRGDLPLSDLRRAAGRDDEPTVPGVSAGLTWQAIRFGAIGVASTIAYLLLFVLLRPGVGAQVANLAALLITAVGNTAANRRYTFGVRGGGAGRHQAQGLVVFAIGLGLTSGALWTLSHLVAHPGRAVEVTVLVLANLLATAVRFVLFRQWVFGKKVAA; translated from the coding sequence ATGACCGCGCTCGCCGACCGGACCGAGACGCCCACCAAGACCGTGGACGTCGAGATCGTCGTGCCCGTCTACAACGAGGAGACCGATCTCGAGCCGAGCGTCCGGCGCCTGCACGCCTTCCTGCGCCGCGACTTCCCGTTCGAGTCGATCATCACCATCGCCGACAACGCGAGCACCGACGGCACCTGGCAGTGCGCGCTCGACCTCGCCGACGAGCTCGACGGCGTGCGCGCCGTCCACCTCGACGCCAAGGGACGCGGCCGCGCGCTGAACCGCGTGTGGGGTGACAGCACCGCCCGCGTCGTCGCCTACATGGACGTCGACCTGTCGACCGACCTCGCCGCGCTGCTGCCTCTGGTGGCACCGCTGCTGTCGGGGCACAGCGACGTGGCCATCGGCTCGCGGCTGTCGCGGACGTCGCGGGTGGTCCGCGGTCCGAAGCGCGAGTTCATCTCGCGCAGTTACAACCTGCTGCTGCGCACCACGCTGCGGACCCGGTTCTCCGACGCCCAGTGCGGCTTCAAGGCGATGCGCGCCGAGTGCGCGCAGGCGCTGCTGCCCCACGTGCAGGACACCGCATGGTTCTGGGACACCGAGCTGTTGGTGCTCGCCGAGCGCAGCGGCATGCGCATCGCCGAGGTCCCGGTGGACTGGGTGGACGACCCGGACAGCCGCGTCGACATCGTCAAGACCGCCAAGGACGATTTACGCGGAATCGCGCGAATCGGTCGCGCGCTTGTCCGCGGTGACCTGCCGCTGTCCGACCTGCGACGTGCGGCCGGTCGGGACGACGAGCCGACGGTGCCCGGCGTCTCGGCGGGGCTGACGTGGCAGGCCATCCGCTTCGGCGCGATCGGCGTGGCGTCGACGATCGCCTACCTGCTGCTGTTCGTGCTGCTGCGTCCCGGCGTCGGCGCCCAGGTGGCGAACCTCGCCGCCCTGCTCATCACCGCGGTGGGCAACACCGCCGCGAACCGCCGCTACACCTTCGGCGTGCGGGGCGGCGGCGCCGGCCGGCACCAGGCGCAGGGGCTGGTCGTCTTCGCGATCGGGCTGGGCCTCACCAGCGGCGCGCTGTGGACGCTCTCGCACCTGGTCGCGCATCCCGGTCGCGCCGTCGAGGTGACCGTCCTCGTCCTCGCGAACCTGCTCGCCACGGCCGTCCGGTTCGTGCTGTTCCGGCAGTGGGTGTTCGGCAAGAAGGTGGCCGCGTGA
- the resB gene encoding cytochrome c biogenesis protein ResB has translation MTPLRTLRRAWRRLTSMRTALILLFLLAVAAVPGSLLPQRPLNPTQVSSYIAEHGGWGRFLDTLGMFDVFGSVWFAAVYLLLAISLVGCLVPRIRVYARSVARKPLAAPKYLSKLPESARFTSERPADEYASAAREVLGRRWRVERRTETADVLTLSAEKGYSREAGNLVFHVALLASLLLIAIGRLYNYEGSRILVQGKGFCNTVSQYDQWKPGRLAARGDVTPGRFCIDSLDRFTARYSESGEPRTFRADVTYRPDADSATTRTDAITVNHPLRLDGDRVYLINHGFAPSITVRMPDGTTRTSTAPFLPTNNTTYYSEGAFKLQGKPDAKQDVGISGFFAPRPVQTAPGVYASSSPDARDPVLGMFVYTGTINPNGEAESVYALHTAELTKIGAANLRVGQTKTFANGVSVTFDGWRPWASLQVSHDPAQGWLLGAAVAMVLGLGFSLGVRRRRLWIRVTPGSPQRPGSPTVVTVGGLARSDSGNFTHEFAAVVERLHDAGSPALAVADGSHDAVDDLDVVGTRKD, from the coding sequence GTGACCCCGCTGCGCACGCTGCGGCGGGCATGGCGCCGGCTCACCAGCATGCGGACCGCGTTGATCCTGCTCTTCCTCCTCGCGGTCGCGGCCGTCCCGGGGTCGTTGCTGCCGCAGCGGCCGCTGAACCCCACCCAGGTCAGCAGCTACATCGCCGAACACGGCGGCTGGGGCCGCTTCCTCGACACGTTGGGCATGTTCGACGTCTTCGGGTCGGTGTGGTTCGCGGCCGTCTACCTGCTGCTCGCGATCTCGCTCGTCGGGTGCCTCGTCCCGCGCATCCGGGTCTACGCGCGCTCGGTGGCCCGTAAGCCGCTCGCCGCGCCCAAGTACCTCAGCAAGCTGCCGGAGTCGGCGCGCTTCACCAGTGAGCGGCCGGCCGACGAGTACGCCAGCGCCGCCCGCGAGGTCCTCGGCCGCCGCTGGCGCGTCGAACGGCGCACGGAGACCGCCGACGTGCTCACGCTGTCGGCGGAGAAGGGCTACTCGCGAGAGGCCGGGAACCTCGTCTTCCACGTCGCGCTGCTCGCGTCGCTGCTGCTGATCGCGATCGGCCGTCTCTACAACTACGAGGGCAGCCGGATCCTGGTGCAGGGCAAGGGGTTCTGCAACACCGTCTCGCAGTACGACCAGTGGAAGCCCGGCCGCCTCGCGGCCCGCGGCGACGTCACGCCCGGTCGGTTCTGCATCGACAGCCTCGACCGGTTCACCGCCCGCTACAGCGAGTCCGGTGAGCCCCGCACGTTCCGCGCCGACGTCACCTACCGGCCCGACGCGGACTCGGCGACCACGCGGACCGACGCGATCACCGTCAACCATCCGCTGCGTCTGGACGGGGACCGGGTCTACCTGATCAACCACGGCTTCGCGCCCAGCATCACCGTCCGCATGCCCGACGGGACGACGCGAACCTCCACCGCGCCGTTCCTGCCCACCAACAACACCACCTACTACTCCGAGGGTGCGTTCAAGCTGCAGGGCAAGCCGGACGCGAAGCAGGACGTCGGCATCTCCGGGTTCTTCGCGCCTCGGCCGGTGCAGACGGCGCCCGGCGTGTACGCCTCGTCCTCGCCAGACGCGCGCGACCCGGTCCTGGGCATGTTCGTCTACACCGGCACCATCAACCCGAACGGCGAGGCTGAGTCGGTCTACGCGCTGCACACCGCCGAGCTCACGAAGATCGGCGCCGCCAACCTGCGGGTCGGGCAGACCAAGACGTTCGCCAACGGGGTGTCGGTGACGTTCGACGGCTGGCGACCCTGGGCCAGCCTGCAGGTCTCGCACGACCCCGCGCAGGGTTGGCTGCTCGGCGCCGCCGTCGCGATGGTGCTCGGGCTGGGGTTCTCGCTCGGCGTCCGGCGTCGCCGGCTCTGGATCCGCGTCACCCCGGGCTCCCCGCAGCGGCCCGGATCACCTACCGTGGTGACGGTCGGCGGGCTCGCCCGCAGCGACTCGGGCAACTTCACCCACGAGTTCGCCGCGGTCGTCGAACGGTTGCACGATGCCGGGTCCCCGGCGCTCGCCGTCGCGGACGGGTCGCACGACGCCGTCGACGACCTGGACGTCGTCGGCACGCGAAAGGACTGA
- a CDS encoding cytochrome c biogenesis CcdA family protein has protein sequence MTVLADGGLTGTVQTGPLLVAAAVAALVGLIGFLSPCVLPLVPGYLSYVAGLSGDAERPSQRRMLLGALLFVSGFTAIFVAQGTLFGEFGFYIREHRRGIEQVFGVVTIVMGVVFLGGIGFLQRELKIHRRPRAGLVGAPLLGLGFGLAWTPCLTPTFSAVYSMSLVQGTAGRGALLTVFYCLGLGIPFLLVAAGFGWVASALGFVRKHRRAVSIAGGVLLVAIGILLVTGAWNELNIWLRTSVPADSGVQV, from the coding sequence TTGACGGTGCTGGCCGACGGCGGGCTGACCGGCACCGTGCAGACCGGTCCGCTGCTGGTCGCGGCCGCAGTCGCGGCGCTCGTCGGCCTCATCGGCTTCCTCTCGCCCTGCGTGCTGCCGCTCGTCCCGGGTTACCTGTCCTACGTCGCGGGGCTCTCCGGCGACGCCGAGCGGCCCAGCCAGCGACGGATGCTGCTCGGCGCGCTGCTGTTCGTCTCGGGGTTCACGGCCATCTTCGTGGCCCAGGGCACGCTGTTCGGGGAGTTCGGCTTCTACATCCGCGAGCACCGGCGCGGCATCGAACAGGTCTTCGGCGTCGTGACGATCGTGATGGGCGTCGTCTTCCTCGGCGGCATCGGCTTCCTGCAGCGGGAGCTCAAGATCCACCGCCGGCCGCGCGCCGGGCTCGTCGGCGCCCCGCTGCTCGGGCTGGGTTTCGGGCTGGCCTGGACGCCGTGCCTGACCCCCACCTTCAGCGCCGTGTACTCGATGTCGCTCGTGCAGGGGACGGCCGGCCGCGGCGCGCTGCTCACCGTGTTCTACTGCCTGGGTCTCGGCATCCCGTTCCTGCTCGTCGCCGCCGGCTTCGGCTGGGTCGCGAGCGCGCTCGGGTTCGTGCGCAAGCATCGCCGCGCGGTGAGCATCGCCGGTGGCGTGCTGCTGGTGGCGATCGGCATCCTGCTCGTCACCGGGGCGTGGAACGAGTTGAACATCTGGCTGCGCACGAGCGTCCCGGCCGACTCGGGGGTGCAGGTGTGA
- the ccsB gene encoding c-type cytochrome biogenesis protein CcsB, which yields MSGINGDMAHLSDGLFTTAIAVYALAMVGHTAEYAFGRVGRSAAERAASRQLVGAGGPAVVTPDAPPVAPRPRRRLADRIGRWSVAATVVGAVVHTASILVRAVAVDAVPWSNMYEFASVSGLVAVIAFLGVMWKAPQIRHLGGFILLPVILLMFLAGTVFYSDAQKLVPALQSYWLAIHVFLVSIAEGALLTSAMLTILYLAKSRSDRRLAAGEPARGTLATLAERLPSADTLDKAAYRVVAFSFPLYTVAIICGAIWAEAAWGRYWGWDPKETWAFIVWVVYAGYLHARATAGWKGRSAAWINLAGFTAIIFNFIIVNLVVTGLHSYAGVS from the coding sequence GTGAGCGGTATCAACGGCGACATGGCCCATCTGTCCGATGGGCTGTTCACCACCGCCATCGCCGTCTACGCGCTCGCCATGGTCGGGCACACCGCCGAGTACGCGTTCGGCCGGGTCGGGCGCAGTGCGGCCGAACGTGCCGCGTCGCGCCAGCTCGTCGGCGCGGGCGGACCCGCGGTCGTGACGCCCGACGCACCGCCGGTCGCGCCGCGCCCACGTCGTCGGCTCGCCGACCGCATCGGCCGCTGGTCGGTCGCCGCGACGGTCGTGGGCGCCGTCGTCCACACCGCCTCGATCCTCGTCCGCGCGGTCGCCGTCGACGCCGTCCCGTGGTCGAACATGTACGAGTTCGCGTCGGTGTCGGGACTCGTCGCCGTCATCGCGTTCCTCGGCGTGATGTGGAAGGCGCCGCAGATCCGTCATCTGGGCGGCTTCATCCTGCTGCCCGTCATCCTGCTCATGTTCCTGGCCGGGACGGTCTTCTACTCCGACGCGCAGAAGCTCGTCCCCGCGCTGCAGTCGTACTGGCTCGCGATCCACGTCTTCCTGGTCTCGATCGCCGAGGGTGCCCTGCTCACGAGCGCGATGCTCACGATCCTCTACCTCGCGAAGTCGCGCAGCGACCGCCGGCTCGCGGCAGGCGAGCCCGCCCGCGGCACGCTGGCCACCCTCGCCGAGCGGCTGCCCTCGGCCGACACACTGGACAAGGCCGCCTACCGCGTCGTCGCGTTCTCGTTCCCTCTTTACACCGTGGCCATCATCTGCGGTGCGATCTGGGCGGAGGCCGCCTGGGGCCGCTACTGGGGCTGGGACCCGAAGGAGACCTGGGCGTTCATCGTCTGGGTCGTCTACGCCGGCTACCTGCACGCCCGCGCGACCGCCGGCTGGAAGGGCCGCTCGGCTGCGTGGATCAACCTGGCCGGCTTCACCGCCATCATCTTCAACTTCATCATCGTCAATCTCGTCGTCACCGGCCTGCACTCCTACGCCGGCGTGAGCTGA
- a CDS encoding glycosyltransferase family 39 protein, with amino-acid sequence MTTTLDRPADTTAPVPPRRRLRRPRLTTDRALLAALLLGTALLYLIGLSASGWANQYYAAAAQAGSQSFKAFLFGSLDASNFITVDKPPASLWVMDVSVWLFGANPWAVLVPQALEGVAAVALLYAAVRRVAGPHAGLLAGAALAVTPVATLMFRYDNPDALLVLLMTAAAYATVRAVERAGLRWLALAGALIGLAFLTKMLQGLLVVPGFALAYLVAAPTTLRRRLLHTLAAGGALVVSAGWWVALVELWPAGSRPYIGGSTNNSVLELVFGYNGVGRLTGSNNNGSVGGQGGTGFSSNETGWTRLFGSEMGTQISWLLPLALGAVVVLGWLTWGRPRTDLLRASTIVWGGWLVVTGVVFSFASGIIHPYYSVALAPAIAALAGTGVVALWRVRDRLVGRLALAALLAVSAVWTNTLLGRASWHPELRWIVVITGIVAAALVLVGRRVRGLLVAPFVAVTLLLAPAAYSLQTAATAHSGALPSAGPASTAGGGFGGRGGPGGGQGGGPGGGQGGTRNGIPGGAPGNGTTNGTTNGTRGGFGGQQNGTRPGGFGGQRGGGMGGGAGGMGGLGGATTVSSALTAALRADSADYTWVAATVSDNSASSLELATGGAVMSLGGYNGTDPAITLTQFKALVAAKKVHYFVSLGQGFLGSTSSTSSTAYAIQQWVTSTFTAKTVGGTTVYDLTGS; translated from the coding sequence ATGACCACGACCCTCGACCGCCCCGCCGACACGACGGCGCCGGTTCCACCGCGGCGACGTCTGCGGCGACCGCGGCTGACCACCGACCGCGCGCTGCTGGCGGCCCTGCTGCTCGGCACCGCGCTGCTCTACCTGATCGGGCTGTCGGCGTCCGGCTGGGCGAACCAGTACTACGCCGCCGCGGCGCAGGCGGGCAGCCAGTCGTTCAAGGCGTTCCTGTTCGGCTCGCTCGACGCGTCGAACTTCATCACCGTCGACAAGCCGCCGGCCTCGCTGTGGGTCATGGACGTCTCGGTGTGGCTCTTCGGCGCGAACCCGTGGGCGGTGCTCGTCCCCCAGGCGCTCGAAGGCGTCGCCGCGGTGGCGCTGCTCTACGCCGCGGTACGCCGGGTCGCCGGCCCGCACGCCGGTCTGCTCGCCGGGGCGGCGCTCGCCGTCACGCCGGTGGCGACGCTGATGTTCCGCTACGACAACCCCGACGCGCTCCTGGTGCTGCTCATGACGGCGGCGGCCTACGCCACCGTCCGTGCGGTCGAGAGGGCCGGGCTGCGGTGGCTCGCACTCGCCGGCGCGCTGATCGGGCTCGCGTTCCTGACCAAGATGCTGCAGGGCCTCCTGGTCGTCCCCGGCTTCGCGCTCGCCTATCTCGTGGCCGCGCCGACGACACTGCGCCGACGACTGCTGCACACGCTCGCGGCCGGCGGTGCGCTCGTGGTGTCCGCCGGGTGGTGGGTCGCGCTCGTGGAGCTGTGGCCGGCCGGCTCACGGCCCTACATCGGCGGCTCCACGAACAACAGCGTGCTGGAGCTCGTCTTCGGCTACAACGGCGTCGGCCGGCTCACCGGTTCCAACAACAACGGCAGCGTGGGCGGCCAGGGTGGTACCGGCTTCTCGTCGAACGAGACCGGCTGGACCCGCCTCTTCGGCTCGGAGATGGGGACGCAGATCAGCTGGCTGCTGCCGCTCGCGCTCGGCGCCGTGGTCGTGCTCGGCTGGCTCACGTGGGGTCGGCCGCGGACCGATCTGCTGCGCGCCTCGACGATCGTGTGGGGCGGCTGGCTCGTCGTCACCGGCGTCGTCTTCAGCTTCGCCAGCGGCATCATCCACCCCTACTACTCGGTCGCACTGGCCCCGGCTATCGCCGCGCTCGCCGGCACCGGCGTCGTCGCCCTCTGGCGGGTGCGGGACCGGCTGGTCGGCCGTCTCGCCCTCGCCGCGTTGCTCGCGGTGAGTGCGGTGTGGACGAACACCCTGCTGGGACGTGCGTCCTGGCACCCCGAGCTGCGCTGGATCGTCGTGATCACCGGCATCGTCGCGGCCGCGCTGGTGCTCGTCGGACGCCGGGTGCGAGGGCTGCTCGTGGCGCCGTTCGTCGCGGTGACGCTGCTGCTCGCCCCCGCCGCCTACTCGCTGCAGACGGCCGCGACCGCGCACAGTGGCGCGCTGCCGAGCGCCGGACCGGCGAGCACGGCCGGCGGCGGCTTCGGCGGACGCGGCGGTCCCGGCGGCGGTCAGGGTGGCGGACCCGGCGGCGGCCAGGGCGGCACCCGCAACGGCATCCCGGGCGGCGCGCCCGGCAACGGCACGACCAACGGCACCACCAACGGGACGCGCGGCGGCTTCGGCGGCCAGCAGAACGGCACCCGTCCCGGCGGCTTCGGTGGCCAGCGCGGCGGCGGCATGGGGGGTGGCGCCGGCGGCATGGGCGGTCTCGGCGGGGCGACGACCGTGAGCTCGGCCCTGACCGCGGCGCTGCGTGCCGACTCCGCCGACTACACGTGGGTCGCCGCGACGGTCAGCGACAACTCGGCGTCCTCGCTCGAGCTCGCCACGGGCGGGGCGGTGATGTCACTCGGCGGCTACAACGGCACCGACCCGGCGATCACGCTCACCCAGTTCAAGGCGCTGGTCGCGGCGAAGAAGGTCCACTACTTCGTCTCGCTCGGCCAGGGCTTCCTCGGCTCGACGTCGTCGACCTCGTCCACCGCGTACGCGATCCAGCAGTGGGTGACGTCCACCTTCACCGCGAAGACCGTGGGCGGGACGACCGTCTACGACCTGACCGGGAGCTGA
- a CDS encoding TlpA family protein disulfide reductase translates to MSPRRTLPRLAAAVLTVAALALSGCSGGSDDDSHYRFDGATPIGTLIPKADRLPAADVTGPSLLGAGRQRLAAGKGRATVVAFWGSWCPPCRVEMPQLQTLHEQYASKGVSFVGVDSLDDKDNARAFLTNNKIDFPSIYDPRGEVVLKLGNIPGNMPFTVLLDRAGKVAAVYTVRYAPKDLTRALSSLRAES, encoded by the coding sequence ATGTCCCCGCGCCGTACGCTGCCCCGCCTCGCCGCCGCCGTGCTCACCGTGGCGGCCCTGGCGCTGTCCGGCTGCAGCGGCGGCTCCGACGACGACTCGCACTACCGCTTCGACGGCGCCACCCCCATCGGCACGCTGATCCCGAAGGCCGACCGCCTGCCGGCCGCCGACGTCACCGGTCCGTCGCTGCTCGGTGCCGGCCGACAGCGGCTCGCGGCCGGCAAGGGTCGGGCCACGGTCGTCGCCTTCTGGGGCTCCTGGTGCCCACCGTGCCGTGTCGAGATGCCGCAGCTGCAGACGCTGCACGAGCAGTACGCGAGCAAGGGCGTCTCGTTCGTCGGTGTCGACTCGCTCGACGACAAGGACAACGCCCGCGCGTTCCTGACCAACAACAAGATCGACTTCCCCAGCATCTACGACCCCCGCGGCGAGGTCGTGCTCAAGCTCGGCAACATCCCCGGCAACATGCCGTTCACCGTGCTGCTGGACCGCGCGGGCAAGGTCGCGGCGGTCTACACGGTGCGCTACGCCCCCAAGGACCTCACCCGCGCGCTCTCCTCGCTGCGCGCGGAGAGTTGA